The following proteins come from a genomic window of Chloroflexota bacterium:
- the serS gene encoding serine--tRNA ligase yields MFDLRIIREQPDRVRDSLNRRGGDAAMVDAILDADTTRRTALAELEALRAQRNTASKEIGRMKDDAEREARKAQVREINVHIETLEKTVGEADTRLNDLVAQVPNIPDDDVPFGKDDSENVILRAVGAPREFDFAPKAHWDLGPALGILDFERGVKLAGSRFYVLTGAGAKLQRALIQWLLDLHVAQGYYEVYPPFMVKESVVYGSGQLPKFRDNLFHDVEKDAWFVPTAEVPITGLHQDEILDAAKLPLHYVAYTPCFRKEPMSAGKDVRGIKRGFQFDKVEMYKFCLPENSAAELETLRQNAEDTCAALGIPYRVKILCTGDIGFAARKTYDIEMWAPGQDEWLEVSSCSNVGDFQARRANIRFRREAGAKTEFAHTLNGSGLGIPRTMIAIMENYQQKDGSIVVPEVLRPYTKMVVIK; encoded by the coding sequence ATGTTTGACCTACGCATTATCCGCGAACAACCCGATCGTGTGCGCGATTCGCTGAATCGTCGCGGGGGCGACGCCGCGATGGTGGACGCGATTCTCGACGCGGACACGACGCGACGAACCGCGCTCGCGGAACTCGAAGCGCTCCGCGCGCAACGCAACACTGCGTCGAAAGAAATCGGCAGAATGAAAGACGATGCGGAGCGTGAAGCGCGCAAAGCACAAGTGCGCGAAATCAACGTGCATATCGAGACCCTCGAAAAAACCGTGGGCGAAGCGGATACGCGTCTGAACGACCTGGTCGCGCAAGTACCCAACATCCCGGACGACGATGTGCCCTTCGGCAAAGACGACAGCGAGAATGTGATTCTGCGTGCCGTCGGCGCGCCGCGCGAATTCGATTTCGCGCCCAAGGCACACTGGGATTTGGGTCCCGCGCTCGGCATCCTGGATTTTGAACGCGGCGTCAAACTGGCTGGCTCGCGGTTTTACGTGCTTACCGGCGCGGGCGCGAAATTGCAACGCGCGCTGATTCAGTGGTTGCTCGATTTGCACGTCGCGCAGGGGTACTACGAAGTGTATCCGCCGTTCATGGTCAAGGAGAGCGTCGTCTACGGATCGGGGCAACTGCCGAAATTCCGCGACAATTTATTTCACGATGTCGAAAAGGACGCGTGGTTCGTGCCGACCGCCGAAGTGCCGATCACTGGGTTGCACCAAGACGAAATCCTGGACGCGGCAAAACTGCCGTTGCATTACGTCGCGTACACGCCGTGCTTTCGCAAAGAACCGATGTCGGCGGGCAAGGATGTGCGCGGCATCAAGCGCGGTTTCCAATTCGACAAAGTGGAGATGTACAAATTCTGTTTGCCGGAAAATTCGGCGGCGGAACTCGAAACGTTGCGGCAAAATGCCGAAGACACCTGCGCCGCACTCGGCATCCCGTATCGCGTAAAGATACTGTGCACCGGCGATATCGGTTTCGCCGCGCGCAAAACGTACGATATCGAGATGTGGGCGCCCGGACAAGACGAGTGGCTCGAAGTGTCGTCGTGCTCGAACGTCGGCGATTTCCAGGCGCGCCGCGCGAACATTCGCTTTCGCCGCGAAGCCGGCGCGAAAACCGAATTCGCGCACACGCTCAACGGATCGGGTCTAGGCATACCGCGCACAATGATCGCGATCATGGAAAACTATCAACAGAAAGATGGTTCGATTGTCGTGCCCGAAGTGTTGCGACCTTACACGAAGATGGTTGTGATCAAGTAG
- a CDS encoding class I SAM-dependent RNA methyltransferase, with the protein MTQGGEAMGRDETGRVVFVPYAIAGEEVVAEIIEAKKNFARARLVEIVTPSPARVTPRCRHFAPHPLTPSPDELRQERGKGAQGVGGEVGCGGCQWQHIAYDAQLEFKRDIVREQFARIGKLPDAPVRDAIGMTEPWRYRNNAQFQLDAEGRLCLRALESHQLVRIAECHIIHPLLDEMFRALEFAGADFAGVTLRAGTQTGQKLLILEGNDDEPPELEIDEPVSVAYQVPSGETVALIGQNGLEEKLGGRVFHISPASFFQVNTTMAEKLVALVEQYLAPRPSDTLLDAFGGVGTFGLSLASHALKGVAKVIEIEANPYAVDDARANASDLSNVEFHVGAVEDVLPKLDTPIDLVVADPPRAGIAPRALDAIIACAPRALAYVSCDPATLARDARKLVDAGYRLREVQPMDLFPHTYHIESVSWFERVG; encoded by the coding sequence ATGACCCAGGGCGGCGAAGCGATGGGGCGCGATGAAACCGGGCGCGTCGTGTTCGTGCCGTATGCGATTGCCGGCGAAGAGGTCGTCGCCGAAATCATCGAAGCGAAAAAGAATTTCGCGCGCGCGCGCCTCGTCGAAATTGTCACGCCCTCGCCCGCGCGCGTGACGCCGCGATGTCGGCATTTTGCACCTCACCCCCTAACCCCCTCTCCTGACGAATTACGTCAGGAGAGGGGGAAGGGGGCGCAGGGGGTTGGGGGTGAGGTGGGTTGCGGCGGCTGCCAGTGGCAACACATCGCGTACGACGCACAACTCGAATTCAAGCGCGACATTGTGCGCGAGCAATTCGCGCGCATCGGCAAATTGCCGGACGCGCCGGTGCGCGACGCGATCGGCATGACCGAGCCGTGGCGCTATCGCAATAACGCGCAATTCCAACTCGACGCGGAGGGGCGCTTGTGCTTGCGCGCGCTCGAATCGCATCAACTTGTCCGCATTGCCGAGTGTCACATCATCCACCCACTGCTCGACGAAATGTTTCGCGCGCTCGAATTCGCCGGCGCGGATTTTGCGGGTGTGACGTTGCGCGCCGGCACCCAGACCGGACAGAAATTGTTGATTCTCGAAGGCAATGACGACGAGCCGCCCGAACTCGAAATTGACGAACCTGTGTCGGTGGCGTATCAAGTGCCGAGCGGCGAAACGGTCGCGTTGATCGGACAAAACGGATTGGAAGAAAAACTGGGTGGGCGCGTGTTTCACATTTCGCCTGCGTCGTTCTTTCAAGTGAACACGACGATGGCAGAAAAATTGGTCGCGCTCGTGGAGCAATACCTCGCGCCACGTCCCTCGGATACGCTGCTCGATGCGTTTGGCGGCGTGGGCACGTTCGGTTTATCACTCGCTAGCCACGCCCTTAAGGGCGTGGCTAAAGTGATCGAAATCGAAGCGAACCCGTACGCGGTGGACGACGCGCGCGCGAACGCGTCCGATTTATCGAATGTCGAATTTCACGTCGGCGCGGTCGAGGACGTGTTGCCGAAACTCGACACGCCGATTGATCTCGTCGTCGCCGATCCGCCACGCGCCGGTATCGCGCCCCGCGCGCTCGACGCGATTATCGCGTGTGCGCCGCGTGCGCTGGCGTACGTCTCGTGCGACCCGGCGACGCTCGCGCGGGATGCGCGCAAATTGGTGGACGCGGGCTATCGGTTGCGCGAAGTGCAACCGATGGATTTGTTTCCGCATACATACCACATCGAAAGTGTGAGTTGGTTCGAGCGCGTTGGTTAG